In Mesorhizobium sp. 113-3-3, a genomic segment contains:
- a CDS encoding alpha/beta hydrolase: MTLDPDALRALEIGHAAGGEPFENGSVAAARVAYNASFPTQQGEHEPVAATSHQEIGGPNGPVTIRIHRGIGAPRAGARAVLYLHGGGWVIGNLNSHDEICRWLANLSNAVVVCADYRLAPEHKFPAGLEDCMASLRFMAENAGELGIDPARIAVAGDSAGGNLAAVLALLARDGLTPPLAAQILIYPNTDARQTADSYRRFGDGFGLTAATMAWFRDHYVRTPDDITDWRVSPLLASSLADAAPAFVVTAGHDILADEGTAYAERLRTDGVPLVLRPWPGQIHGFVSMGRNILAARQAVSEAAAWLQLQTRIQAD; encoded by the coding sequence ATGACGCTCGATCCTGATGCTTTGCGCGCCCTTGAAATCGGCCATGCAGCCGGTGGCGAGCCCTTCGAAAACGGCAGTGTCGCGGCGGCTCGGGTTGCCTACAACGCTTCGTTCCCGACACAGCAGGGCGAGCACGAGCCGGTGGCCGCGACCTCGCACCAAGAGATCGGCGGGCCGAATGGCCCGGTCACGATCCGTATCCATCGCGGCATCGGCGCGCCGCGGGCCGGCGCGCGCGCCGTGCTCTATCTGCATGGCGGCGGCTGGGTCATTGGCAATCTCAATTCGCATGACGAGATCTGCCGTTGGCTGGCCAATCTGAGCAACGCCGTCGTGGTCTGCGCCGATTACCGGCTGGCGCCGGAGCACAAATTTCCGGCGGGGCTCGAGGATTGCATGGCATCGCTCCGCTTCATGGCGGAGAACGCCGGCGAACTGGGCATCGATCCGGCCCGTATCGCCGTCGCCGGTGACAGCGCCGGCGGCAACCTTGCCGCCGTCCTGGCGCTGCTCGCCCGCGACGGGCTGACGCCGCCGCTTGCCGCGCAGATCCTGATCTATCCCAACACCGATGCCCGCCAGACCGCGGACAGCTACCGGCGTTTCGGCGACGGCTTCGGGCTCACCGCCGCCACCATGGCCTGGTTCCGCGACCATTATGTACGCACACCGGACGACATCACGGACTGGCGCGTCTCGCCGCTGCTGGCGTCAAGCCTCGCCGACGCCGCGCCGGCGTTTGTCGTGACCGCCGGCCATGACATCCTTGCCGATGAAGGCACGGCCTATGCCGAGCGCCTGCGGACCGACGGCGTGCCGCTGGTGCTGCGGCCCTGGCCAGGCCAGATCCACGGCTTCGTCTCGATGGGGCGCAACATTCTGGCAGCGCGGCAAGCGGTGAGCGAGGCGGCGGCCTGGCTGCAATTGCAGACGCGCATTCAGGCCGACTGA
- a CDS encoding LacI family DNA-binding transcriptional regulator — protein sequence MAEKTHRTMDDFARASGVSRPTLSKYFDDPASVKPATRARIEAALRSSDYQPNVFARNLNRKRTRNVGIVVPTITDPFYAEMVSRIELRCRDEGFWPIVISSHGSPKLEAESVKTLMSLKVAGAIIAPLGLVSEPGVFERMSEDIPIVYFDTYIEGDTPFVGNDNHQSTSTIVDYLCRSGEPPVYVDIPHVNHNSGERLQSYIDTMRATGLEPVVLKAAGDYSWDFERIGHEWMDRTLETGGLPARTLLCANDRLAFGVMAAAFSRGLKIGRRPDCDFRVAAHDDHPLSRYTCPALTTMAQDFAAMAGRSVEILLALLDEADTPGQGLARNVKLGATLVMRQSA from the coding sequence ATGGCGGAGAAGACCCACCGCACGATGGACGATTTCGCCAGGGCGTCCGGCGTGTCGCGGCCGACGCTGTCGAAATATTTCGACGATCCGGCCAGTGTGAAGCCGGCGACGCGGGCGCGCATCGAGGCGGCGCTGCGATCCTCGGACTATCAGCCGAACGTTTTCGCGCGCAATCTCAACCGCAAGCGCACCCGCAATGTCGGCATTGTCGTGCCGACGATCACCGATCCGTTCTATGCCGAAATGGTCAGCCGCATCGAATTGCGCTGCCGCGACGAAGGTTTCTGGCCGATCGTCATCTCCTCGCATGGGTCGCCGAAGCTGGAGGCGGAATCGGTCAAGACGCTGATGTCGCTGAAGGTCGCGGGCGCCATCATCGCTCCGCTGGGGTTGGTTTCCGAACCCGGCGTCTTCGAGCGGATGAGCGAGGACATTCCGATCGTCTATTTCGACACCTACATCGAGGGCGACACACCTTTCGTCGGCAACGACAACCACCAGAGCACGTCAACCATCGTCGACTATCTCTGCCGGTCCGGCGAACCGCCGGTCTATGTCGACATCCCGCACGTCAACCACAATTCGGGCGAGCGCCTGCAGAGCTATATCGACACGATGCGGGCTACCGGTCTGGAACCCGTCGTGCTCAAGGCGGCGGGCGACTACAGCTGGGATTTCGAGCGCATCGGTCATGAATGGATGGACAGGACGCTCGAGACAGGCGGCCTGCCGGCGCGCACGCTTCTCTGTGCCAATGACCGTCTCGCTTTCGGCGTCATGGCAGCGGCCTTTTCGCGCGGGCTGAAGATCGGCCGCCGGCCCGATTGCGATTTCCGTGTCGCCGCCCATGACGATCATCCGCTGAGCCGTTACACCTGCCCGGCACTGACCACCATGGCGCAGGATTTTGCCGCCATGGCCGGACGCAGCGTCGAGATCCTGCTGGCTTTGCTGGATGAGGCTGACACGCCCGGCCAGGGCCTGGCGCGCAACGTCAAGCTTGGCGCGACGCTGGTGATGCGTCAGTCGGCCTGA
- a CDS encoding tagatose kinase, producing the protein MKKLVCAGEILVEIMAERIGQSFLAPGPLVGPFPSGAPAIFIDQAARLGQPAGLIAAVGDDDFGHLNIERLRADGADISAIKVHRGAATGTAFVTYETDGSRHFVYNIKQSAAGLIEIGVEARALLAGADHFHVMGTSLFSPEVIEVAREGIETVKARGGTVSFDPNIRKEMLDLPGLRDALHFVLSRTDVFLPSGPELFIFARATDEETAVREMLDRGISTVVVKKGAQGAVHYDRTGRITSPGFVVEEIDPTGAGDCFAAAFVSFWLRGEAPERALRIANGCGALAVTKKGPMEGIASLATVEAFLAAAKTGAPA; encoded by the coding sequence ATGAAGAAACTGGTTTGCGCCGGCGAGATCCTGGTCGAGATCATGGCCGAGCGGATCGGCCAGAGTTTCCTCGCCCCCGGCCCGCTGGTCGGCCCGTTTCCCTCCGGCGCGCCGGCGATCTTCATCGACCAGGCGGCACGGCTCGGCCAGCCGGCGGGCCTGATCGCGGCGGTCGGCGACGACGATTTCGGCCATTTGAACATCGAGCGCCTGCGCGCCGACGGCGCCGACATCTCGGCCATCAAGGTCCACAGGGGCGCCGCCACGGGCACGGCCTTCGTCACCTATGAGACGGATGGCAGCCGGCATTTCGTCTACAACATCAAGCAGAGCGCCGCAGGCCTGATCGAGATCGGCGTCGAGGCACGCGCGCTGCTCGCCGGCGCCGATCATTTTCACGTGATGGGCACCTCCCTATTCTCACCCGAGGTGATCGAGGTGGCTCGCGAAGGGATCGAAACGGTCAAGGCGCGCGGCGGCACGGTGTCCTTCGACCCCAACATCCGCAAGGAGATGCTCGATCTGCCGGGGCTGCGCGACGCACTGCACTTCGTGCTGTCGAGGACCGATGTCTTCCTGCCGAGCGGACCGGAACTGTTCATCTTCGCCAGGGCGACCGACGAAGAGACCGCGGTGCGTGAAATGCTGGATCGCGGCATTTCCACGGTGGTCGTCAAGAAAGGCGCGCAAGGCGCCGTTCATTACGACCGGACCGGACGCATTACGTCGCCCGGCTTCGTCGTCGAGGAAATCGATCCGACCGGCGCCGGCGACTGTTTTGCGGCGGCCTTCGTCTCCTTCTGGCTGCGCGGAGAAGCACCTGAGAGGGCGCTGCGCATCGCCAATGGCTGCGGCGCACTGGCGGTGACCAAGAAGGGGCCGATGGAGGGCATCGCCTCGCTTGCCACGGTCGAGGCCTTCCTCGCGGCCGCCAAGACCGGAGCACCGGCATGA
- a CDS encoding D-tagatose-bisphosphate aldolase, class II, non-catalytic subunit, which produces MSKATDRLAAIATRRAAGERSGIASICSAHPLVIEAALRHGKTRGADVLIEATCNQVNHEGGYTGMTPTDFRRFVETIAGKVGFSLDRLVLGGDHLGPNPWKHLPAPEAMTKASRMVDAYAEAGFTKIHLDASMGCAGEGAAPPDATIAARAAELAAVAEAAAERVGGTKPVYVIGTEVPVPGGALEAMDHLAVTTPEAARETVRIHRDAFSRRGLDQAFSRALGVVVQPGVEFGNAEVIAYRPEQARALAGTLRDLPQFVFEAHSTDYQPVSALTALVDDGFAILKVGPWLTFALREALYGLSHIADILAPDPARESLPAVMERVMLAAPGNWKNYYHGSEAEQRIERHFSYSDRIRYYWPAPAARQATEALMHALCDRDIPLPLISQYLGRLDGAVANGSVAPKAGELLIAGVTEVLDIYASATG; this is translated from the coding sequence ATGAGCAAGGCGACGGACAGGCTTGCCGCCATCGCGACGCGCCGGGCGGCAGGCGAACGCAGCGGCATCGCGTCGATCTGCTCGGCCCATCCGCTGGTCATCGAGGCGGCGCTGCGTCATGGCAAGACGCGCGGCGCCGACGTGCTGATCGAAGCCACCTGCAACCAGGTGAACCATGAAGGCGGCTATACCGGCATGACGCCTACGGATTTCCGCCGCTTCGTCGAGACGATCGCCGGCAAGGTCGGCTTTTCCCTCGACAGGCTGGTGCTTGGCGGCGACCATCTCGGCCCCAATCCGTGGAAGCACTTGCCGGCGCCGGAGGCCATGACCAAGGCTTCGCGCATGGTCGATGCCTATGCCGAAGCCGGTTTCACCAAGATCCATCTCGATGCCAGCATGGGCTGCGCCGGCGAAGGTGCCGCACCGCCCGATGCGACAATCGCCGCGCGCGCCGCCGAACTGGCCGCGGTGGCGGAGGCTGCCGCCGAACGAGTCGGCGGCACCAAACCGGTCTATGTCATCGGTACGGAAGTGCCGGTTCCGGGCGGCGCTTTGGAAGCGATGGACCATCTGGCGGTGACGACCCCGGAGGCCGCGCGCGAAACCGTGCGTATCCATCGCGATGCTTTCAGCCGGCGAGGCCTCGACCAGGCCTTTTCACGGGCGCTCGGCGTCGTCGTGCAGCCGGGCGTCGAATTCGGCAATGCCGAGGTGATCGCCTACCGGCCTGAGCAAGCCCGCGCATTGGCCGGAACGTTGCGGGACCTGCCGCAATTCGTATTCGAGGCGCATTCGACCGACTACCAGCCGGTCTCGGCCCTGACCGCGCTGGTCGACGACGGCTTCGCCATCCTCAAGGTCGGGCCGTGGCTGACTTTCGCGCTACGCGAAGCACTCTATGGGCTGAGCCACATCGCCGACATTCTGGCTCCCGACCCGGCGCGCGAAAGCCTGCCGGCGGTGATGGAGCGCGTCATGCTGGCGGCGCCGGGCAATTGGAAGAACTACTATCACGGCTCCGAAGCCGAACAGCGGATCGAACGCCATTTCTCCTACAGCGACCGCATCCGCTATTACTGGCCGGCGCCGGCGGCGCGGCAGGCAACGGAGGCGCTGATGCATGCGCTGTGTGACCGCGACATCCCCCTACCCCTGATCAGCCAGTATCTCGGCCGCCTCGACGGCGCGGTGGCGAACGGGTCCGTGGCACCAAAAGCCGGGGAGTTGCTGATCGCCGGCGTCACGGAAGTTCTCGACATCTACGCCAGCGCCACCGGCTGA
- a CDS encoding sugar isomerase domain-containing protein gives MSDLYIHRLSALIDQAAKANEEAFGQAASRFADSLEGGGLVHLYGSGHSVLPVQEVFPRYGSYVGFNPLTDPRVMWHNVLGAGGVRELLWLERTEKYAEKFLDHQPLNKGDSIIIFGHSGRNSSGIDTALYAKKRGIFVVAVTSKNNLDKPATHSSGKRLADAADLVIDTCSPIEDAIVPVEGWSRPVSGSSTVLAMILAHELIARTAEQLAKRGIELPVFASPTIAGVTLHDTDVIYGVYRERMLEAQKKHLPTFQATMRGE, from the coding sequence GTGTCCGATCTCTACATCCACCGTCTCTCCGCCCTCATCGACCAGGCGGCGAAAGCCAATGAAGAGGCCTTCGGCCAGGCCGCCAGCCGCTTTGCCGACTCGCTCGAAGGCGGCGGGCTGGTCCATCTCTACGGGTCGGGCCATTCGGTGCTGCCGGTGCAGGAAGTGTTCCCGCGCTATGGCAGCTATGTCGGTTTCAACCCGCTGACCGACCCGCGCGTCATGTGGCACAACGTGCTCGGCGCCGGCGGCGTGCGCGAACTCTTGTGGCTGGAGCGGACGGAAAAATACGCCGAGAAATTCCTCGACCACCAGCCGCTCAACAAGGGCGACTCGATCATCATCTTCGGTCACAGCGGCCGCAATTCCTCCGGCATCGACACCGCGCTCTATGCCAAGAAACGCGGCATCTTCGTCGTCGCGGTGACCAGCAAGAACAATTTGGACAAACCCGCGACGCACTCTTCCGGCAAGCGGCTGGCCGATGCCGCGGACCTCGTCATCGACACCTGCTCGCCGATCGAGGACGCGATTGTCCCTGTCGAAGGCTGGAGCCGGCCGGTCTCCGGCTCGTCGACCGTGCTCGCCATGATCCTGGCGCATGAACTGATCGCCCGCACCGCCGAGCAGCTCGCCAAGCGCGGCATCGAGCTGCCGGTCTTCGCCTCGCCGACCATCGCCGGTGTGACCCTGCACGACACCGACGTCATCTACGGCGTCTACCGCGAACGCATGCTGGAAGCGCAGAAGAAACACCTGCCGACCTTCCAGGCGACGATGCGCGGCGAGTGA
- a CDS encoding GntR family transcriptional regulator has protein sequence MSEASFQQPDRRRPEPLWYQVEEAIRAIVKSGEWATGDQIPAEDRLCALFGVSRITLRHALRNLEEAGLLRREHGRGTFVRSTTLVAGTRELTSFTQEMGNMGVVAGSRLLDCSLTTANAAAAGALEIEEGDPVVRIRRLRLGNNEPIGIQTAQLSAVRVPGFLDAGLLQGSLYEALERHYGIVPVAARENYRVGAVGAADAELLDLPVGSPAFVVERITTDERGPFEFTVSIMRGDRYEIRSTLRAGRVPSAPRS, from the coding sequence ATGAGCGAAGCGAGCTTTCAGCAGCCGGACCGCAGGAGGCCGGAGCCGCTCTGGTATCAGGTCGAGGAAGCGATCCGCGCCATCGTCAAGAGCGGCGAATGGGCGACGGGCGACCAGATCCCGGCCGAGGACAGGCTGTGCGCTTTGTTCGGGGTGAGCCGCATCACCTTGCGCCATGCTCTGCGTAATCTCGAGGAGGCCGGGCTGCTGCGGCGCGAACATGGCCGTGGCACCTTCGTGCGCTCGACCACGCTGGTCGCCGGCACCCGTGAACTGACCAGCTTCACCCAGGAGATGGGCAATATGGGCGTGGTCGCCGGCTCACGCCTGCTCGACTGCAGCCTGACCACGGCCAATGCCGCCGCCGCCGGCGCGCTGGAGATCGAGGAAGGCGATCCGGTGGTGCGCATCCGGCGGCTGAGGCTCGGCAACAACGAACCGATCGGCATCCAGACGGCACAGCTGTCGGCCGTGCGCGTGCCGGGCTTCCTCGACGCCGGCCTGCTGCAGGGTTCGCTCTACGAGGCGCTGGAGCGCCACTACGGCATCGTGCCGGTGGCCGCGCGCGAGAATTACCGCGTCGGCGCGGTCGGCGCGGCGGACGCCGAACTGCTCGACCTGCCCGTGGGCAGCCCTGCCTTCGTCGTCGAGCGCATCACCACCGACGAGCGCGGTCCGTTCGAATTCACCGTCTCGATCATGCGGGGCGACCGCTACGAAATCCGTTCGACGCTGCGCGCCGGGCGCGTCCCGTCAGCCCCCAGAAGCTGA
- a CDS encoding ROK family protein, with the protein MTRVLAIDLGGTNLRAAISTGDIGALKVLSREPAPASLDAFVARINALCAEAGSVEALGIAVPGLVEGSVCRWIPNLPFLDGVDLQALFPDLRIALGNDAQIALLAEAVEGSAKGMSDAILLAIGTGIGSAVLANGGIVAGAHGGACSFGWACADIKDHGGERSGWLERVASGRALDALAGQIGLADSRQLIAAARAGELAAQTLLEVPARQLGTALAGTVALLDPQAVLISGGLAEALDVMRPPMLAALRRQLPGHLRGIEIQPGQFGPGAGLVGAALAGRVGGGWRQVR; encoded by the coding sequence GCCGCCATCTCGACCGGCGACATCGGCGCGTTGAAGGTGCTGAGCCGCGAGCCGGCACCGGCAAGCCTCGACGCTTTTGTCGCCCGCATCAACGCACTGTGCGCGGAAGCCGGCTCGGTCGAGGCGCTTGGCATCGCCGTGCCGGGGCTGGTCGAGGGCTCGGTCTGCCGCTGGATTCCGAACCTGCCATTTCTCGATGGCGTCGATCTCCAGGCGCTGTTTCCGGACCTGCGCATCGCGCTTGGCAATGACGCGCAGATCGCGTTGCTGGCTGAAGCTGTTGAAGGCAGCGCCAAGGGCATGTCGGACGCCATCCTGCTGGCGATCGGCACCGGCATCGGCTCGGCGGTGCTGGCCAATGGCGGCATCGTTGCCGGTGCGCATGGCGGCGCCTGCTCGTTCGGCTGGGCCTGCGCCGACATCAAGGACCATGGTGGGGAGCGCAGCGGCTGGCTGGAACGCGTCGCTTCCGGCCGGGCGCTCGATGCGCTTGCCGGCCAGATCGGGCTTGCCGACAGCCGGCAGCTTATCGCCGCTGCCCGCGCCGGTGAACTGGCCGCGCAGACCTTGCTTGAAGTGCCGGCGCGTCAGCTCGGCACGGCGCTTGCCGGCACGGTGGCGCTGCTCGACCCGCAGGCGGTGCTGATTTCGGGCGGGCTGGCCGAGGCGCTGGACGTGATGCGGCCGCCGATGCTGGCGGCACTGCGCCGTCAGTTGCCTGGGCATTTGCGTGGCATCGAGATCCAGCCCGGCCAGTTCGGTCCGGGGGCGGGACTAGTCGGCGCGGCGCTGGCCGGCCGCGTGGGGGGAGGGTGGAGGCAGGTGCGATGA